A window of the Oncorhynchus kisutch isolate 150728-3 unplaced genomic scaffold, Okis_V2 scaffold2905, whole genome shotgun sequence genome harbors these coding sequences:
- the ppl gene encoding periplakin isoform X2, with translation MDEYHKFHKEARDTQDLLKRMDKEVDQKYKPEFKDMYQMESLIRDLDDQAKAMDHFDERVKALEKRSLQVLPLQFRRNTPQKLLPVEALCEFDTDEGQILRGERYTLLSNKGPKWEVKDAAGRKLTAPGACFMVPPTDPESVAVSNSLASQQKGIKMKVSGSKTTLVKRLEELKKDGSAGSDKEEQQCRQLMAGLDKVTSDLDKQEKAIYSRVRPPLEQTRPLQDSADRLQDVKDIAAVVRKIEPEKSSKVREAEKFLTSNPKCASAPQLNGKVNEANNKYDKINLLLKCSEDKLQNSNRLENSLQNGKSLLSSYENKLAREEVAPADISSLEKTQRQLADIASELKTKRSAVTETEANLHVAKGSCDTMATKLQEHCPDIERQEGEVRRLNKRYDNLNRQIDTRTQSLQRAKTSYSNYRSDYDNLNNWLSRVPNYEPTEKDNLSQVETKLENQKNLLSDIKKKESELNNVSKNAQLYQQAVKDYENDTEKFKSILDLEDGLVPQTYKRSRLESPALRVKEEESAIEAKFTEVNAVNKQRMANLQFAQGLMNQQSDVIVSNNVQQVRSAAPGEEAWRIESQLKDEIQRREQLEKDLEKIQTDIYMLEGQKPEDTVVKKEIIKKVPDPTLVDEVHNVRQKLSDETRVTRAMDNELEALRLKLRGIETEIKEGAQQYTVKEVLRIERDRGQEEEVRRLREELEELRRRKTIKDNEVIQITKQVTLLAQQKSKEQEVITEEEVIKVQNDPQLENEYRILLDRKQKEQEGRKQLEDELRFLQDKLRRLEKEKSMAEEKISIKEVLKVEKDIAFEREVENLRMQHEDEKAKHRSSQRERADLQRKISSLEEEKSRVIVQEKVREIVRPDPKAEAEVANLRMELVEHQRRYRDADQQLKSHQDELKMLRNRGPQIEIKEIIKEVIKYKTDPQTERELEKLRNEIVDKTYQTEKSEMEIRQLRDEIQRWKDTKPQVQIKEVVNEVLEYKENPKTKEEIEILKRKLADEQKKRLDLERERSANEEKIRLRKIDLSQVREKVVQQEVVKMEEDPLLRSECSTFTQNINNEQRQRETLKEELFQLQRQKANLDAQLEELERERRARRDAELEIQRLRVRLNEMELRDKENRERVTVKQMVVLQQDPQQEKEHSILKLQVEEERHKRTLLEKELNVLLQQQVTLERMVVKEKVVRTETIQVEKDPEAELEIEKMTRTLEQEKRRRLELDQELGSLKSRLSDMEFTNTKSSKELDYIRDESSRLQQENQRLQNDIRRLQSEIQITSTETRSISNSAPMESGKNLELRLDSLQRELAELRAITSQKDEEIEKLQKSLSAIQIKREQRESHLRRSIVVIDPDSGKEMRPEEAYKLGLIDWKMFVNLQSQECDWEEISVKGPKGESSVLHDRKSGKKFSIEDALRAGNITNRQLQQYHDKEITIQEFGVMVSGKTK, from the exons gacCAGGCGAAGGCCATGGACCACTTTGATGAGCGTGTGAAGGCTCTGGAGAAGCGCAGTCTACAGGTTCTCCCCCTCCAGTTCCGCAGGAACACCCCTCAGAAGCTGCTCCCCGTCGAGGCGCTGTGTGAGTTCGACACTGACGAG GGTCAGATCCTGCGTGGAGAGAGGTACACCCTCCTGAGTAACAAGGGGCCCAAGTGGGAGGTGAAGGACGCGGCCGGGCGTAAACTGACGGCTCCGGGGGCCTGCTTCATGGTCCCCCCCACAGACCCAGAGTCTGTCGCCGTCTCCAACAG TCTGGCCAGCCAGCAGAAGGGTATTAAGATGAAGGTGTCTGGCAGTAAGACCACCCTGGTCAAACGCCTGGAGGAACTGAAGAAAGACGGCTCCGCTGGCTCTG ACAAGGAGGAGCAGCAGTGTCGCCAGCTGATGGCCGGTCTGGACAAGGTGACCAGTGATCTGGACAAACAGGAGAAGGCCATCTACTCTCGAGTACGCCCCCCTCTGGAGCAGACCAGGCCTCTGCAGGACAGCGCTGACCGTCTGCAGGACGTCAAG GACATTGCAGCCGTGGTTCGTAAGATCGAGCCGGAGAAGTCGTCCAAGGTGAGGGAGGCTGAGAAgttcctgacctctaaccctaaaTGTGCCAGCGCCCCTCAGCTGAACGGCAAGGTGAACGAGGCCAACAACAAATACGACAAGATCAACCTGCTGCTCAAGTGCTCCGAGGACAA GCTTCAGAATTCCAACCGCCTGGAGAACTCCCTTCAAAACGGGAAATCTTTATTGTCCAGCTACGAGAACAAGCTGGCCAGGGAGGAAGTCGCCCCAGCAGACATCTCATCTCTGGAGAAGACACAGCGTCAACTGGCT GATATTGCATCAGAGCTGAAGACCAAGAGGTCCGCGGTGACGGAGACGGAGGCTAACCTGCATGTGGCCAAAGGCAGCTGTGACACCATGGCAACCAAGCTGCAGGAGCACTGCCCCGACATCGAGAGGCAGGAGGGCGAGGTCCGGAGACTTAACAAACGCTACGACAACCTCAACAGGCAGATCGACACCAG AACTCAGAGCCTGCAGAGGGCTAAGACGTCATACAGTAACTACCGCAGTGACTACGACAACCTGAACAACTGGCTGTCCCGCGTGCCAAACTATGAGCCAACTGAGAAAGACAACCTCAGTCAGGTGGAAACCAAGCTGGAAAACCAGAAG AACCTGCTCTCCGACATTAAAAAGAAGGAGTCTGAGTTGAACAACGTATCGAAAAATGCCCAACTTTACCAGCAAGCCGTCAAG GACTATGAGAATGATACTGAGAAGTTCAAGTCTATTCTGGACCTTGAAGACGGGCTGGTCCCGCAGACCTACAAGAGAAGCAGATTGGAGTCCCCTGCACTTAGGGTCAAGGAAGAG GAATCTGCCATTGAAGCTAAATTCACCGAAGTGAATGCAGTGAACAAGCAAAGGATGGCGAATCTACAGTTTGCACAAGGCCTTATGAATCAG caatCAGACGTGATCGTCAGCAACAATGTCCAACAAGTCAGATCTGCTGCTCCGGGAGAAGAAGCCTGGAGGATCGAGAGTCAACTGAAAGACGAGATTCAGAGGAGGGAGCAGCTGGAGAAGGATCTAGAGAAAATCCAGACAGACATCTACATGTTGGAGGGCCAGAAGCCGGAGGACACCGTCGTCAAGAAGGAGATCATCAAGAAGGTTCCGGATCCGACTCTGGTCGACGAGGTCCACAATGTCCGTCAGAAACTGTCAGACGAAACCCGGGTCACCCGGGCCATGGACAACGAGCTGGAGGCGCTGAGGCTGAAGCTGCGCGGCATCGAAACAGAGATCAAAGAAGGAGCACAGCAGTACACCGTGAAGGAGGTGCTGCGTATCGAGAGGGACCGCggccaggaggaggaggtgaggaggctCAGGGAGGAGCTGGAAgaactgaggaggaggaagaccatcaaggacaacgAGGTGATCCAGATCACCAAGCAGGTGACGCTCCTGGCACAGCAGAAGTCCAAGGAGCAGGAAGTGATCACAGAGGAGGAGGTGATTAAAGTGCAGAACGACCCCCAACTGGAGAACGAGTACCGCATCCTCTTGGACAGGAAGCAGAAGGAGCAGGAGGGCAGGAAGCAACTGGAGGATGAGCTGCGCTTCCTCCAGGACAAGCTCCGCAGGCTGGAGAAGGAGAAGTCCATGGCCGAGGAGAAGATCTCCATCAAGGAGGTGCTGAAGGTGGAGAAGGATATCGCCtttgagagggaggtagagaatcTCAGGATGCAACATGAGGATGAGAAGGCCAAGCACCGGTCTTCCCAAAGGGAGCGCGCCGACCTCCAGAGGAAGATCTCCAGCCTAGAGGAGGAAAAGTCAAGGGTCATAGTTCAGGAGAAGGTGAGGGAGATCGTCAGGCCTGACCCCAAGGCTGAGGCTGAAGTGGCCAACCTACGCATGGAACTGGTGGAACACCAGAGGAGGTACAGAGACGCCGACCAGCAGCTGAAGTCCCACCAGGACGAGCTGAAGATGCTGAGAAACAGAGGTCCGCAGATCGAGATCAAGGAGATCATCAAGGAAGTCATCAAGTACAAGACGGACCCGCAGACCGAGAGGGAGCTGGAGAAACTCCGCAATGAGATTGTGGACAAGACGTACCAGACGGAGAAGTCAGAGATGGAGATCAGGCAGCTGAGGGACGAGATTCAGAGGTGGAAGGACACCAAGCCACAGGTGCAAATTAAAGAGGTGGTTAACGAGGTTCTGGAGTACAAAGAAAACCCCAAAACCAAGGAGGAGATTGAGATCCTGAAGAGGAAGCTGGCGGACGAGCAGAAGAAACGCCTGGACCTGGAGAGGGAGCGATCAGCTAATGAGGAGAAGATCCGGCTAAGGAAGATCGACCTGTCCCAGGTCAGGGAGAAGGTTGTCCAGCAGGAGGTGGTTAAGATGGAGGAGGACCCATTACTGAGGTCAGAGTGCAGCACCTTCACACAGAACATCAACAATgaacagaggcagagggagacccTGAAAGAGGAGCTCTTCCAACTTCAGAGGCAGAAGGCCAACCTGGACGCACAGCTGGAGGAGCTGGAGCGAGAACGCCGAGCTCGGCGCGATGCAGAGCTGGAGATCCAGAGGCTGAGGGTCAGGTTGAACGAGATGGAGCTCAGGGACaaggagaacagggagagggtCACAGTGAAACAGATGGTGGTTCTCCAGCAGGACCCCCAGCAAGAGAAAGAGCACTCCATCCTCAAGctgcaggtggaggaggagagacacaagCGCACCCTGCTGGAGAAGGAGCTGAACGTCCTGCTCCAGCAGCAGGTCACCTTGGAGAGGATGGTGGTGAAGGAGAAGGTGGTGCGCACCGAGACCATCCAGGTAGAGAAGGACCCAGAGGCTGAGCTGGAGATCGAGAAGATGACGAGGACGCtggaacaggagaagaggaggaggctcGAGCTGGACCAGGAGCTGGGCAGCCTCAAGTCCCGCCTGTCCGACATGGAGTTCACCAACACCAAGTCGTCCAAGGAGCTGGACTACATCCGCGACGAGAGCAGTCGCCTCCAGCAGGAGAACCAGAGGCTACAGAATGACATCCGCAGGCTGCAGTCCGAGATCCAGATCACCTCCACGGAGACCCGGAGCATCTCCAACTCGGCCCCCATGGAGAGCGGGAAGAACCTAGAGCTGAGGCTGGACTCACTGCAGAGGGAGCTGGCCGAACTGAGGGCCATCACCAGCCAGAAGGATGAGGAGATCGAGAAGCTACAGAAGAGCCTGTCGGCCATCCAGATCaagagggagcagagggagagccACCTGAGGAGATCCATTGTGGTCATCGACCCCGACTCGGGTAAGGAGATGAGGCcggaggaggcctacaaactggGGCTGATCGACTGGAAGATGTTTGTGAACCTCCAGAGCCAGGAGTGCGACTGGGAGGAGATCAGTGTCAAGGGCCCCAAGGGGGAGTCCTCTGTTCTCCACGACAGGAAGTCTGGGAAGAAGTTCTCCATTGAAGACGCCCTGAGGGCTGGGAACATCACCAACCGCCAGCTGCAGCAGTACCATGACAAGGAGATCACCATCCAGGAGTTCGGAGTCATGGTGTCGGGAAAGACCAAGTGA